In Hippocampus zosterae strain Florida chromosome 21, ASM2543408v3, whole genome shotgun sequence, the genomic window CCAGCGACACGGTGCACTCGTCCCGGTTGGACTCCAGGTACACGCCCTGCGGCGTCCACGTGGAGCTGCGCCGCACGCGTGCAAAAGACGCACGTGGGTCAAGTGGAAAGGTCGCGGGTGGTCCACCTGGTTTCTTTTCTCATACTTGCTACAGGCCCGGAAGTCGCCGTTGGGCGGCCTGGCGTCGAGGAAGCCGGCCATGCTGATGAATCCGGCGGGGAGGGCGTCCCACTGATCAAAGCGCAGGCCGCTGCCCAGCGAGTAGGAGCCGGCCGCGCACGGCGTACACGACTGCGTGGACATCTCCAGGAACTCGCCGGCCGGGCACGAAAAGGCTGACGAACGCGGACGGACGAACGGCGGACTTGAGAAAACGACGCCGAGGCGAAACGAGTCCGGGAAAGAGCGAATGAAAACTCACTGCAGTCCGTCCCTCTGCTGGGGGGCGGGAGGCCCGAGCAGGTGCCCGGATTGAGCGGGATGGCCACCCTCCAGCGGGACCCCATGGCGTCGCACTCGGTGTACTGGTAGTAGTAGTCCATCTGCACAAATAACACGCGCAAGCGAGCGCCAATCGTTAACGGAGAGCGGTTGGGGGGGCGAGAGTGCCGCGGCTGACCCTGATCGCCGTGGCAACCAAGTGCCACTAATGGACCGGGGAAAGGGACGCGGCGGCTGGGTCACGTGCTAGGGAAAAACAAACCGCCGTgatagtttgttttcttttaagatGACACAATGAGAAGcggtacgggggggggggggtggattgcgTTAGGATAGGCTTGAACAGATGTTCCGTCGTTTTTGACATCCTTTTTAGCCATTTCTTTGGCTAAAAAGGTCTCCCGGGTGACTCGTGCCGGTTGCCAGGGCGACCGATGAGTGGACCAGAGGAGGGAGAGACTGAAAGGGGcggggaataaataaaaaaggcagcAGAGACGACAACTGAAGCAAGTGGAAGCAGAAGGCAGcaggaaaaattaaaaataaaaagatgacacTACTGGTGAGACAAGCATAAGCTTCATTTGAGCGCAGGATGGTATCAAATAAACAAGACGCACGGTCGTGATGAAAGCGTTCATgtgcaataaaaatattttgccgaCATGTTATGCATGATCACCCGCTTACACTATCATTAGTCACCGTCTTATGTTATTAGCACCCGTTATGTTTTGCACTAATTCAACTAATTTCCAGAAAGAAAAGAGTTGAACAGGACCAGGGTTAATGACATGTGCATTTGGGGACGATGGCCAGCACAAGGCGTCAAACAAGAGAGACTGGCAGACGTCTAAATCCGTAATGAGTATCTTTCATAAGATGCCATAAATATGATCGATCGTGCGCGCTCACCTCATCGCACGGCGGTAGCGTCGTAGCGGCGGAGATTGCCTTGAGAGCGGCGATGATGACGAGCACCGGCAGGCAACGGCCGGGACCAGAAGGCTCCCGCATCCTCAACGCGGATCACGTACGGCGGACGTTCCGGCTACGTGGAGCCGGAGGTGTCGAAGCGGTCCGGGCGTGTGGTGCCCCAAGACATCGATGCACCGCCGTCTGTCTGTCAGTCACACGCCGGCATACGCACCGACGTCAAGCCGCGCGGAATGCACAAGTGGCATGTCCGGGTTTCACATTAAAAGactttctgcaaaaaaaaaaaaaaaacaacaacatacaattGCGTCAATGATGTCAGTTGCTGGTTTCAAATTAAAAGAACTTCAGTGAGAACCAGGTTTCTTAAACTACCCACTAGTGGGTTATTTCAGACCTGTTCGActcgttatttgtttttttggggggtgaaagAAGCAGCGACGTATATAAACAAAACTCCCCGATCGAGTCAGACCGGACGGGGCTCTCTGCTGTTGCGGTCAAGGCGCCGCCAGGTGGCGGCAGCACTACGCAGTTGCGCAGTAGAAGCGCGACTGAAGAAGAACACTCGGAACCAAAACAAGCCCAAAGTTGACAGCTAAGGCGGACTCGGTGAGACGCAATTCAACACTGTCGATTTTGGGATACTTTTTACATCACTTACACTACAACTTGGATTATCTGGGGAGACCTTTAGCCAGTGTCCGGGGTATGAAATCGTCGCGTTAGTAGCCCCGTTTGTGTCTCCCGTCGTTAGCAGGTTAGCTTCCCCGGACTACAGAAAGTTGCTCGATGACGACTAATGGGCCGAACATGGCCATATTTGGGGCCCTCCACACCGGCGAGATGTAAACAAAACCCATTGAAGTCGGCCTGCTCGAGACGCACGCTTGCCGACATGTCCTCAGAGCAAAAGATTGCCATCGTGATGGAGGACAAAACGTACGAGGTGAACAAAAGGAAGCTAATCGAGAAGAGCGACTACTTTCGTGCGCTGTACAGCTCGGGGATGAGGGAGTCCACGGAGGACTCGGTGCAGCTGCGGGGACTCAGCGCCCCCGGGCTGGAGCTGGTCCTGGAGTTCATCGACACCTCCAAAGTGGAGATCGCCAACGAAACCCTGCAGGACCTGATCGAGACCGCCTCCTTCCTACAGGTCACGTCCATCCTCAAGATCGTGACGGCGGAGATCCGGCCGGACAACTGCGTGGAGCTCTACGGCCTCTCCGAGGTCTATGGAACCCACGAGCTGCGCGGCGCCTGCCTCAAATTCATGAGCTGCTTTTACCACCCGATGATGAGGCGAGCCGAGTTCCGCGGCCTGCCTCCCGCCATCAGGGAGCGGGCGAGAGAGATGAGGATGATGGGCGCCGCCACCCTGGTGGCCATGGGCGACTTTATCAGCTTGTGCCTCGACGTGCCGGACCAGGACGAGCCCTGGTCCATGCTGAGGTACGGCGAGGCTGAGCAGCGCTGGAAGCCCTTGGCCAACAACCTGCCGgcggacatgatcaacatcagAGGCTACGGTTCGGCCGTGCTGGACAACTACCTCTTCGTCGTCGGTGGCTACCGAGCCAGCAGCCAGGAGATCTCGGCCGCGCACTGCTACAACCCCTGCAGGAACGAGTGGAACCAGGTGGCGCCACTCAACCAGAAGAGGTAACGTCAACATAGTAACAAGATTACCATGAGATGAGTTAGCCACAACTCTCCACTTACAACTTGCGGTTGAAAAGAGCTAAAAGTCAAAGCTTGGAGGCACTAATTACTCAGTCGCCAGACCCGAACAATCTGGCCCAACACTAATCTGCGCTTTCACTTTGTCACCCGAGCCAAGCGGAACTGACCACTTTTGCCGTCGGACAGGTCGAACTTCAAGCTTCTGGCCGCGCAAGGCAAGTTGTACGCCGTCGGCGGCCAGAGTCTGGGGACGGTGGAGTGCTACAGCCCGGAGAACGACTACTGGACCTGCGTGTCGTCCATGCCCGACCCGCTGGCCGAGTTCTCGGCCTGCGAGTGCCAGGGAATGATCTACGTCATGGGGGGATACACGGCCAGAGGTGGGCGGAAAGTTACGCCACTTGGACTGATACAGTCGAACGCATAACATAAATAATCCGTTccggcctccccccccccccaaaaagaaaacatgttcaTCAATGGCTGTAAGGCCGTTCCGTGACATTTGTGTCTCCCAACAGTGCGGAACACCAACCTCCTGCGCTACTGCCCCGCGGCCGACGCATGGACGGCGTTGCGGCCGTGCACGGTGCACGTGCGCAAGCAGCAGATGCTGTCGGTGGAGGACAC contains:
- the klhl42 gene encoding kelch-like protein 42 — encoded protein: MGRTWPYLGPSTPARCKQNPLKSACSRRTLADMSSEQKIAIVMEDKTYEVNKRKLIEKSDYFRALYSSGMRESTEDSVQLRGLSAPGLELVLEFIDTSKVEIANETLQDLIETASFLQVTSILKIVTAEIRPDNCVELYGLSEVYGTHELRGACLKFMSCFYHPMMRRAEFRGLPPAIRERAREMRMMGAATLVAMGDFISLCLDVPDQDEPWSMLRYGEAEQRWKPLANNLPADMINIRGYGSAVLDNYLFVVGGYRASSQEISAAHCYNPCRNEWNQVAPLNQKRSNFKLLAAQGKLYAVGGQSLGTVECYSPENDYWTCVSSMPDPLAEFSACECQGMIYVMGGYTARVRNTNLLRYCPAADAWTALRPCTVHVRKQQMLSVEDTIYLVGGYTHKLEHARRWPSETEDVLTVQSYNVTTGEWLQLKDNASKSGLNLTCALHNDGIYIMSRDIGLSTGMEHRVFLKYNIFNAAWEGFGRLRAFGQNMLLCSLYLPNVL